A genomic stretch from Ficedula albicollis isolate OC2 chromosome 4A, FicAlb1.5, whole genome shotgun sequence includes:
- the ZC3H12B gene encoding probable ribonuclease ZC3H12B: protein MTAWSMVGKLKMEKRHSREDRNVEQDAGECSAESEEWTSSESEPEQPYLRSSTQWREKEVSTKPHRPLCRSPCLDRPSFSQSSITQDLKLDECKTNLDKEYQAKMDFALKLGYAGDQIQAVLNKLGADALINDVLAELVRLGNKSESEGQSTASSTTGTLVPRGPCPKEIASPELSLEDEVVDNSDNLRPIVIDGSNVAMSHGNKEGFSCRGIQLAVDWFLEKGHKDITVFVPAWRKEQSRPDAPITDQEILRKLEKEKILVFTPSRRVQGRRVVCYDDRFIVKLAFDSDGIIVSNDNYRDLQNEKPEWKKFIEERLLMYSFVNDKFMPPDDPLGRHGPSLENFLRKRPVIPEHKKQPCPYGKKCTYGHKCKYYHPERANQPQRSVADELRISAKLSAVKTMSEGALAKCGTGPSSSKGEISSEVKRIAPKRQSDPSIRSVAVEPEEKLSAARKSEASSVPSLVSALSVPTLPPPKSHAAGALNTRSASSPVPGSSQFVHQKSSLEHMSSVQYPPILVTNSHGTSVSYIDQYPKYESLGDHGYYSLLSDFSNLSISSIRNSDYYGADMDQGMYSRNSSPCPDNCLSHTSNDSYSSYNDLYLGVADASPEDNVKSHRLPSKNRLQPFPHGYHEALNRGQSYGTEEPKQSLRKQSVSHLGLHAQHPVVGARSSCPGEYPVPQNVHPSTAQPSRALVMTRMDSISDSRLYESNPTRQRRPPLCREQHASWDPLPCASDSYTYHSYPLSNNLMQPCYEPVMVRSMPEKMEQLWRNPWIGICGEPREPHIIPEHQYQTYKNLCNIFPPSVVLSVMEKNPHMTDAQQLAAMIVAKLRTGR, encoded by the exons ATGACGGCCTGGTCTATGGTAGGGAAGCTAAAAATGGAGAAGAGGCACTccagagaagacagaaatgtgGAACAAGACGCAGGGGAATGCAGTGCTGAATCTGAGGAATGGACGAGCTCAGAAAGTGAGCCTGAGCAACCATACTTGAGAAGCAGTACTCagtggagagagaaggaggtTTCCACCAAACCGCATCGGCCGCTCTGCCGCTCCCCGTGTCTGGATCGCCCAAGTTTTTCACAGAGCAGTATCACACAAGACTTGAAGCTAGATGAATGCAAAACAAATTTGGACAAGGAATACCAAGCTAAAATGGATTTTGCTTTAAAGCTTGGGTATGCAGGAGATCAGATCCAGGCTGTACTGAACAAGTTGGGAGCAGATGCGCTCATCAATGATGTTCTAGCAGAGCTTGTGAGACTTGGCAACAAAAGTGAATCAGAGGGacaaagcactgccagcagtACCACTGGTACTCTGGTGCCAAGAGGCCCTTGCCCAAAGGAAATAGCAAGCCCTGAATTGTCACTGGAAGATGAAGTGGTGGATAACAGTGATAACTTGAGGCCAATTGTCATTGATGGAAGCAATGTCGCTATGAG CCATGGGAACAAAGAAGGATTTTCCTGCCGGGGAATTCAACTAGCTGTTGATTGGTTTCTGGAAAAAGGACATAAAGATATCACTGTGTTCGTACCTGCATGGAGAAAAGAACAGTCTCGACCTGATGCACCAATTACAG ATCAAGAAATCTTACGGAaattggagaaagaaaaaattcttgttttcacCCCGTCTCGAAGAGTTCAGGGAAGAAGAGTAGTTTGCTACGATGATCGATTCATTGTCAAACTCGCTTTCGACTCGGATGGCATCATTGTGTCAAATGATAACTATCGTgatcttcaaaatgaaaaaccagAATGGAAGAAGTTCATAGAGGAGCGGCTGCTAATGTATTCTTTTGTGAATGACAA aTTTATGCCTCCAGATGATCCTTTAGGACGCCATGGTCCAAGCCTTGAAAATTTCTTAAGAAAAAGGCCTGTTATTCCTGAACATAAGAAACAACCGTGTCCTTATG GTAAAAAGTGCACCTATGGGCACAAATGTAAATATTACCACCCAGAACGTGCAAACCAGCCTCAAAGGTCAGTAGCGGATGAACTTCGAATAAGTGCCAAATTATCTGCTGTGAAAACTATGAGTGAGGGAGCCTTGGCCAAATGTGGCACAGGGCCATCCAGCTCCAAAGGAGAAATCAGTTCTGAAGTGAAACGCATTGCCCCAAAACGTCAGTCAGATCCAAGCATTAGGTCAGTAGCTGTGGAGCCTGAGGAAAAGTTATCAGCAGCCCGGAAGTCCGAGGCCAGCTCAGTCCCGTCTCTGGTTTCTGCATTAAGTGTACCAACGCTCCCTCCACCAAAAAGCCATGCAGCTGGTGCATTAAATACTCGTTCTGCAAGCAGTCCGGTGCCAGGTTCCTCACAGTTCGTACATCAGAAATCCTCACTGGAACATATGTCCAGTGTGCAATATCCTCCTATACTAGTCACCAATAGCCATGGCACCTCAGTTAGCTATATTGACCAGTATCCCAAATACGAGTCGCTGGGGGACCATGGCTATTACTCCTTACTCAGTGATTTCTCCAACTTAAGCATAAGTAGTATCCGTAACTCAGATTATTACGGGGCTGATATGGACCAGGGGATGTATTCTAGAAACTCAAGCCCCTGTCCTGACAATTGCTTAAGCCATACAAGTAATGATTCTTATTCCTCTTACAATGACTTGTATCTGGGTGTAGCAGATGCCAGTCCAGAAGACAATGTGAAGAGCCACAGACTGCCATCGAAAAATCGTCTTCAGCCTTTCCCTCATGGTTACCATGAAGCCTTAAATAGAGGTCAGAGTTACGGAACTGAAGAGCCTAAGCAATCCCTTCGCAAACAGTCAGTTTCCCACTTAGGCCTACATGCCCAGCATCCAGTTGTTGGAGCACGGTCCAGTTGTCCAGGAGAATACCCTGTGCCTCAAAATGTTCATCCATCAACTGCACAACCAAGCCGTGCCTTGGTGATGACGAGAATGGACAGCATTTCTGACTCACGGCTTTATGAAAGTAACCCTACGAGGCAGAGACGACCACCTCTCTGTCGAGAGCAGCACGCCAGCTGGGATCCATTACCCTGTGCATCAGACTCGTACACTTACCACTCCTACCCACTGAGTAACAACCTCATGCAGCCTTGTTATGAGCCTGTCATGGTGAGAAGCATGCCTGAGAAGATGGAGCAACTCTGGAGAAACCCCTGGATTGGGATATGTGGTGAGCCACGGGAGCCTCATATCATCCCAGAACATCAGTATCAAACATACAAGAAcctctgcaatattttcccTCCAAGCGTTGTCCTTTCTGTGATGGAAAAGAATCCCCACATGACAGATGCACAACAGCTGGCAGCTATGATTGTTGCCAAATTAAGAACAGGGCGTTAG